The following proteins are encoded in a genomic region of Nitrospira sp.:
- a CDS encoding carboxypeptidase regulatory-like domain-containing protein, producing the protein MAWERVQDFFPRGAGLMIRRGMCSIALGAVVLSASAVSAYDEITVTDGGTVTGRVTMTGKVPKPKGYNLTTLPDPLYCGRISDGQGWRILQPFNIGPAGEFRDVVVYLEGIEKGKPFDDKGVQQIEAKDCLFHPFTTVVRDNQSVTVVNMDPVMHDIQAYETSGLGARVLFNVPLPMNPQHPRNFKDRSDAGMYHKHMAGAPMKELVKLSKGRRIFAMQCGFHAYMESWGLAVANPYFAKTDGEGKFTLADVPPGTYKLVIWHPYIRTRIEQPVTVGPNGTVEAALAIPAPTGRLYANEVLEHDYVRYNVTEETKKDLDPMLKKQDR; encoded by the coding sequence ATGGCTTGGGAACGCGTTCAGGATTTTTTTCCGAGGGGGGCCGGACTCATGATCAGACGGGGAATGTGTTCGATCGCGCTGGGCGCGGTGGTGCTGTCTGCAAGCGCGGTATCCGCCTACGACGAAATCACGGTGACAGACGGGGGCACGGTGACCGGGCGCGTCACCATGACGGGCAAGGTGCCCAAGCCCAAGGGCTACAATCTCACCACGCTGCCCGATCCGCTCTATTGCGGGCGCATTTCCGACGGGCAGGGCTGGCGCATTCTCCAGCCGTTCAACATCGGACCGGCGGGCGAGTTTCGCGACGTCGTGGTCTATCTGGAAGGCATCGAGAAGGGCAAGCCCTTCGATGACAAGGGGGTGCAGCAGATCGAGGCGAAGGACTGTCTCTTTCACCCCTTCACGACCGTGGTGCGGGACAATCAATCGGTGACGGTGGTCAACATGGACCCCGTCATGCACGACATTCAGGCCTACGAGACCTCGGGGCTGGGCGCGCGCGTGTTGTTCAACGTGCCGCTGCCGATGAATCCGCAGCATCCCCGCAACTTCAAGGATCGCAGCGACGCCGGGATGTATCACAAGCACATGGCCGGCGCACCGATGAAGGAGCTGGTCAAGCTCAGCAAAGGCCGCCGGATCTTCGCCATGCAATGCGGTTTCCATGCCTACATGGAAAGCTGGGGGCTGGCTGTCGCCAATCCGTACTTCGCCAAGACAGATGGAGAGGGCAAGTTCACCCTGGCCGACGTCCCGCCCGGAACCTACAAACTGGTCATTTGGCATCCCTACATCCGGACCCGTATCGAGCAGCCCGTCACGGTAGGTCCGAACGGGACGGTGGAAGCTGCGCTCGCCATTCCTGCTCCGACCGGACGGCTCTATGCCAACGAAGTGCTCGAACACGACTACGTGCGCTACAACGTGACCGAGGAAACAAAGAAAGACCTCGATCCCATGCTCAAAAAGCAGGATCGATAG